A window of the Armatimonadota bacterium genome harbors these coding sequences:
- the fliJ gene encoding flagellar export protein FliJ: MPRFRSGLETLLKMRERAQDAARQELADAARRKEHAGSELDAVDSQLQAQAEALCAETPCLPLMLLQAGHARCRMLDDARRRKKAELEQVSYEHECAREAAVTAQRELKTAEKLHEKAHQMHIAHMRRKESKALDETGKRRPAAADTEHALEGEPPWPSGSTG, from the coding sequence ATGCCCCGGTTTCGTTCAGGCCTGGAGACGCTGCTCAAGATGCGTGAACGCGCCCAGGACGCGGCGAGGCAGGAGCTCGCCGACGCTGCGCGCCGGAAGGAACACGCCGGTTCCGAACTGGATGCCGTGGACAGCCAACTTCAGGCGCAGGCCGAAGCGCTCTGTGCCGAAACGCCATGCCTGCCACTCATGCTGCTTCAAGCCGGCCACGCCCGATGCCGGATGCTGGATGATGCCCGGCGCCGCAAGAAGGCAGAACTGGAGCAAGTTTCCTACGAGCACGAATGTGCGCGGGAAGCGGCGGTCACTGCCCAGCGCGAGCTGAAAACCGCGGAAAAGCTCCACGAGAAGGCCCACCAGATGCACATCGCACACATGCGGCGCAAGGAGAGCAAAGCTCTGGACGAGACCGGGAAACGCCGACCGGCTGCCGCGGATACCGAACACGCACTGGAGGGGGAGCCGCCATGGCCCTCGGGCTCGACGGGGTAA
- a CDS encoding FliI/YscN family ATPase produces MSALTAARERIAGLRLVQPVGAVTRSAGLLLEAAGPPARVGEKCLLEVHAGCEPVPCEVVGFSGHRLLIMPFRDIQDVGVGSRVIATGEPVTIQVGDCLLGRVLDGLGEPIDQGPALFDTRPQPVEREPPAALQRRAISRPLPLGVRAIDGLLTCGVGQRMGIFAGPGVGKSTLLGMIARNARADVNVIALIGERGREVGEFIQGSLGPSGLQRSVVVVATGDQPPVLVIRAAQVATAIAEFFRDQGRDVLLMMDSITRFAWAQREIGLATGEPPTRGGYTPSVFAALPRLLERGGNSDHGSITTLCTVLVDGNDMDEPVASAVRAILDGHIILSPRLAAAGHFPAIDVPESVSRVMPQVADEHHMRMAREIRACIAAYRESEDLINLGAYVRGSSAAVDRAITLKAPIDVFLHQARDERTAFEDTVGALEEILSIPEPSPAKTVRKLQDTEQFADTYAGYRDLQGPANGGTDAPVSFRPGDAAQDA; encoded by the coding sequence GTGAGCGCCCTCACAGCAGCCCGTGAACGCATTGCCGGCCTGAGGCTGGTGCAGCCCGTGGGCGCAGTGACGCGCTCCGCCGGCCTGCTCCTGGAAGCAGCGGGGCCACCCGCTCGCGTCGGGGAGAAGTGTCTGCTCGAAGTCCACGCAGGCTGCGAACCCGTGCCTTGCGAAGTGGTCGGCTTCTCAGGCCACCGTCTCCTGATCATGCCCTTCCGCGACATTCAGGACGTGGGCGTGGGCAGCCGGGTCATCGCCACCGGGGAGCCGGTTACGATCCAGGTCGGGGACTGTCTTCTCGGCCGTGTCTTGGATGGTCTCGGCGAGCCCATCGACCAAGGTCCTGCTCTCTTCGACACCCGGCCGCAACCGGTTGAACGCGAGCCGCCGGCGGCTCTCCAGCGCCGGGCGATCTCCCGTCCCTTGCCTCTGGGGGTGCGCGCCATTGACGGCCTGCTGACCTGCGGCGTGGGCCAGCGCATGGGCATTTTCGCCGGGCCGGGTGTAGGCAAGAGCACCCTTCTAGGCATGATTGCCCGCAATGCCCGCGCCGATGTCAATGTCATCGCTCTCATCGGCGAACGTGGGCGCGAGGTCGGCGAGTTCATCCAGGGCTCACTTGGTCCCTCCGGTCTGCAGCGCTCTGTGGTCGTTGTTGCCACGGGCGACCAGCCGCCTGTGCTGGTGATCAGGGCTGCCCAGGTTGCCACCGCCATCGCCGAGTTCTTCCGGGACCAGGGCCGCGACGTGCTGCTCATGATGGACTCCATCACCCGCTTCGCCTGGGCACAGCGCGAGATCGGTCTGGCCACCGGAGAGCCACCGACCCGCGGAGGCTACACGCCTTCCGTGTTCGCTGCCCTGCCGCGCCTTCTCGAACGCGGCGGAAACTCCGACCACGGCAGCATCACTACCCTCTGCACGGTGTTGGTCGATGGCAATGATATGGATGAACCCGTGGCCAGCGCGGTGCGGGCCATACTCGACGGCCACATCATCCTGTCCCCGCGCCTTGCGGCGGCCGGACATTTTCCGGCCATTGACGTGCCTGAGAGCGTGAGTCGAGTCATGCCCCAGGTGGCCGATGAACATCACATGCGCATGGCCAGGGAGATCCGGGCATGCATCGCGGCTTATCGTGAGTCCGAAGACCTCATCAATCTCGGTGCCTACGTGCGCGGGTCCAGCGCCGCGGTGGATCGTGCAATCACGCTGAAGGCACCCATAGACGTTTTCCTGCATCAGGCCCGAGACGAACGCACTGCCTTCGAGGATACCGTCGGCGCGCTTGAGGAGATTCTGAGCATTCCTGAACCGTCTCCGGCCAAGACGGTACGCAAATTGCAGGATACCGAGCAATTCGCAGACACTTACGCCGGCTACCGGGACCTCCAGGGCCCGGCGAATGGAGGAACGGATGCCCCGGTTTCGTTCAGGCCTGGAGACGCTGCTCAAGATGCGTGA
- the fliF gene encoding flagellar M-ring protein FliF has protein sequence MLEQFRAAWENLEPRQRIALAIALASTFIGLGVVGVWSSRPNYATLYSGLAQEDAAEVVEELQREKVPYRLSPGGGSILVPTTALHETRLKMAGKGMPRGHSVGFEVFDRSGLPGTDFSNNINLQRALQGELERTIASLEQIDSARVHLSIPRETLYGEQARPTASVLLELASNAELERSQVRGIAYLVSSAVDDLDLNNVTVVDTTGRVLHGGSDEGLAMSETTLETAKAHSDALTRRLQTMLDAMFGPQMTIVRAQADIDLDAEETSEEKVEPIGNARDRAIVREHSSQERYTGGNAAGGGAGGIPSALAGSAAGGVEEGAGNYVSSEETREYEFSKTTRHLKRSPGRITRLNVAAVVDDSLPMTAVERARDVLTAAAGIDIERGDSIVVQRLKLKSAEIAAQDAKEMAVEQTARRRQETLALLMRHGLPALMALVLIAVAIRSTSELRRSTSRIDSEMDSEQYAAQAPMQPALFRAAAEGPSDPEQSEQGPVTVPLREDQRLAEELQRMARERPDALADELRRMVAGGDVG, from the coding sequence ATGTTGGAGCAATTTCGCGCCGCCTGGGAAAATCTCGAACCCCGCCAGCGGATCGCCCTGGCAATCGCCCTCGCGAGCACCTTTATCGGGCTCGGAGTGGTGGGCGTCTGGTCTTCCCGCCCGAACTACGCCACTCTCTACAGCGGACTGGCCCAGGAGGACGCCGCCGAAGTGGTCGAGGAACTGCAACGCGAGAAAGTGCCCTATCGTCTGTCTCCGGGCGGCGGATCAATCCTCGTCCCTACCACGGCTTTGCACGAGACGCGGCTGAAGATGGCGGGCAAAGGCATGCCCCGCGGTCATAGTGTAGGCTTCGAGGTTTTCGACCGCTCAGGCCTGCCTGGCACCGACTTCTCGAACAACATCAACCTCCAGCGTGCTTTGCAGGGCGAGCTGGAACGCACCATCGCCTCCCTTGAGCAGATCGATTCCGCGCGCGTCCATCTGTCCATACCCCGCGAGACTCTTTACGGCGAGCAAGCGCGCCCGACCGCTTCAGTGCTCCTGGAACTTGCCAGCAACGCCGAGCTGGAGCGCTCACAGGTGCGCGGCATCGCCTACCTTGTCTCCAGTGCCGTGGACGATCTGGACCTGAACAATGTCACCGTCGTCGATACCACCGGTCGAGTTCTCCACGGTGGCAGTGACGAGGGACTGGCGATGTCGGAGACTACCCTCGAGACCGCCAAGGCCCACAGCGACGCCCTCACCCGGCGACTGCAGACCATGCTGGACGCAATGTTCGGCCCGCAGATGACCATTGTGCGCGCCCAGGCGGATATTGACCTGGATGCGGAAGAGACCAGCGAGGAAAAGGTGGAACCCATCGGCAACGCCCGTGACCGGGCCATCGTCCGCGAGCACAGTTCCCAGGAGCGATACACGGGGGGTAACGCAGCGGGCGGCGGCGCGGGGGGAATACCCTCGGCGCTCGCGGGCAGCGCGGCGGGAGGCGTGGAGGAAGGCGCGGGCAACTACGTGTCTTCGGAGGAGACGCGGGAGTACGAGTTCTCCAAGACCACGCGCCACCTCAAGCGCAGTCCGGGCCGCATTACCCGCCTCAATGTGGCCGCAGTGGTGGACGACAGTCTCCCGATGACTGCCGTCGAGCGCGCCCGAGATGTTCTCACCGCCGCAGCGGGCATCGACATCGAGCGCGGCGACAGCATCGTCGTGCAGCGCCTGAAACTCAAGTCGGCGGAGATCGCTGCCCAGGACGCCAAAGAGATGGCCGTTGAGCAGACAGCGCGCAGACGGCAGGAGACCCTCGCGCTGCTCATGCGCCACGGACTTCCGGCGCTCATGGCCTTGGTACTGATAGCCGTCGCCATCCGCTCTACTAGCGAGCTGCGCCGTTCGACGTCACGCATCGACAGCGAAATGGATTCCGAACAGTACGCCGCTCAGGCCCCGATGCAGCCCGCATTGTTCAGGGCCGCCGCCGAAGGACCATCAGACCCCGAACAGTCGGAGCAGGGCCCGGTGACCGTTCCCCTGCGCGAGGACCAGCGTCTTGCCGAGGAACTCCAGCGCATGGCGCGGGAGCGACCCGACGCCCTCGCCGATGAACTCCGGCGGATGGTGGCTGGAGGTGATGTGGGATGA
- the fliE gene encoding flagellar hook-basal body complex protein FliE: MRIGSSLREFQVPAPPVKEPAQTGQPGQNGVARSDEPFLERLTQAVRQVNDLQGEAGLQVTQLATGQTRDLSQVVTAVEKADLALQLTVHVTQKAVQAYQEISRLQV; encoded by the coding sequence GTGCGAATCGGCAGCTCTCTTCGCGAGTTCCAGGTACCAGCGCCGCCAGTCAAGGAGCCGGCGCAGACGGGGCAGCCTGGCCAGAACGGCGTCGCTCGGTCTGATGAACCGTTTCTCGAGCGCCTCACCCAGGCCGTGCGGCAGGTCAACGACCTCCAGGGCGAAGCCGGCCTGCAGGTCACCCAACTCGCGACGGGGCAGACCAGGGACCTGAGCCAGGTCGTCACCGCAGTGGAGAAGGCCGACCTTGCGCTGCAGCTTACCGTGCACGTGACGCAGAAGGCCGTGCAGGCCTACCAGGAGATCAGCAGGCTGCAGGTCTAG
- the flgC gene encoding flagellar basal body rod protein FlgC → MSIFRSIDISSSGLRAERVRMDVIAQNIANVDSTAAPGTAYKRREVVLLADQLKRAGGFGPPSNEGGGVRVLAIREDRSPGMLVHEPNHPAANADGYVERPNVSLPLEMVDLVAAGRAYEANASALKTGREIAKRTLDILR, encoded by the coding sequence ATGAGCATCTTCAGATCCATCGACATCAGCAGTTCCGGCCTGCGCGCGGAGCGCGTCCGCATGGATGTGATCGCCCAGAACATCGCCAATGTGGATTCCACCGCCGCACCGGGCACCGCGTACAAGAGACGCGAAGTGGTGCTCTTGGCCGACCAGCTGAAACGCGCCGGGGGCTTCGGGCCGCCTTCGAATGAGGGCGGCGGAGTTCGTGTGCTGGCGATCCGTGAAGACCGGTCGCCCGGGATGTTGGTCCACGAGCCGAACCACCCCGCGGCCAACGCTGACGGATACGTGGAACGCCCCAACGTCAGCCTGCCCCTCGAAATGGTGGACCTGGTCGCCGCGGGCAGGGCGTACGAGGCCAACGCATCCGCGCTCAAGACCGGGCGCGAGATCGCCAAGCGCACGCTGGACATTCTCAGGTAG
- a CDS encoding FliM/FliN family flagellar motor switch protein: MPCALVARPYDLANPPLLTPSEEAAAMRRASALERALADLASAYLAQPVRACLTRLADPREAALAAGELAWFAPRDGFGCELPRVGVCPGLCGQFAARMVGARERRADRELTEVERELVGLLCGQVAPGCLAAWGWTAPQPGAWVTSGNPAKPDPRAGLLLQFEVGLDGQAGTLGFWLPADIVREQPASVARRGIVANSPAAQEVQQATVRATVVLGTCRLTLAALAALKPGDLIGLGTPSGAPLEMRIQGRAKLHVRPGLCRGRIAVQVLGDQAPECEFREHHPGDRSVVAA, encoded by the coding sequence TTGCCTTGTGCATTGGTCGCTCGCCCGTATGATCTTGCGAACCCACCGCTCCTGACGCCCTCCGAAGAGGCCGCTGCGATGCGCAGGGCATCTGCGCTTGAGCGTGCCCTCGCAGACCTTGCGAGCGCCTATCTTGCGCAACCTGTGCGAGCCTGCTTGACACGGCTTGCGGACCCTCGCGAGGCGGCGTTGGCGGCAGGGGAACTTGCGTGGTTCGCACCACGGGACGGCTTTGGGTGTGAGTTGCCGCGAGTTGGGGTCTGCCCCGGTCTGTGCGGCCAGTTCGCGGCGCGGATGGTCGGTGCGCGCGAACGTCGCGCTGACCGGGAGCTGACGGAGGTGGAACGGGAACTGGTCGGGCTCCTGTGTGGACAGGTTGCGCCGGGTTGCCTTGCCGCATGGGGCTGGACGGCGCCGCAGCCCGGCGCCTGGGTCACCAGCGGCAATCCGGCCAAGCCTGACCCTCGCGCCGGACTGCTGCTGCAATTCGAGGTGGGCCTGGATGGGCAGGCAGGCACGCTGGGGTTCTGGCTGCCGGCGGATATTGTGCGTGAGCAACCCGCTTCCGTGGCCAGACGTGGAATCGTGGCCAATAGTCCCGCGGCGCAGGAAGTTCAGCAGGCCACCGTGCGCGCGACGGTGGTTCTGGGTACTTGCCGCCTGACGCTTGCAGCTCTGGCGGCGTTGAAGCCCGGTGACCTCATTGGCCTGGGCACACCTTCGGGAGCCCCGCTAGAGATGCGCATACAGGGCCGCGCGAAGCTCCATGTGCGGCCCGGGCTCTGCCGGGGGAGAATTGCGGTGCAAGTGCTCGGTGACCAAGCTCCCGAGTGTGAGTTTCGCGAGCACCATCCCGGCGACCGATCGGTTGTGGCGGCTTGA
- a CDS encoding Gfo/Idh/MocA family oxidoreductase, translated as MVKVGIIGMGFIGQQHFQTWADVDGAQVVAVADKQVEKVAAAAAAVGGNVGEAAALDLSGVQRFTDADDMLSAGGFDVVDICLPTTLHALMTKKVCQAGFHAICEKPMALSLQECDEMIAAAEANDRLLFIAQCIRFWPEYEVLASMIRNGDLGRLVSMKFTRVSPSPFWSQDGWLNDSSKSGGALLDLHVHDADYIMSVMGMPKAVFSRAGHMAPDGPKVDHVMTHYIYDDVAVFAEGGWAMPPTYPFEMAYEVLGEKGCLRFSTSHDPMLSFHPAEGEPVTPEYRATTGYMQELEYFAACIENNQVPTRVTAFDAREAIRLILAEKESIETGQIVEL; from the coding sequence ATGGTCAAGGTCGGCATCATCGGGATGGGTTTCATCGGTCAGCAGCATTTCCAGACGTGGGCGGATGTTGATGGCGCCCAGGTGGTGGCGGTTGCGGATAAGCAGGTGGAAAAAGTGGCGGCGGCTGCAGCGGCGGTCGGCGGCAATGTGGGCGAAGCAGCGGCGCTGGATCTGTCCGGCGTCCAGCGCTTCACAGACGCCGACGACATGCTGTCGGCCGGCGGCTTCGACGTAGTGGACATCTGTCTGCCCACCACCCTGCACGCGTTGATGACCAAGAAAGTCTGCCAGGCTGGTTTCCATGCCATCTGCGAGAAGCCTATGGCTCTGTCACTGCAGGAGTGCGACGAGATGATTGCGGCAGCTGAGGCCAATGACCGGCTGCTGTTCATCGCTCAGTGCATCCGCTTCTGGCCGGAGTACGAGGTCCTCGCGAGCATGATCCGCAATGGGGACCTCGGGCGACTGGTAAGCATGAAGTTCACCCGCGTATCTCCTTCGCCATTCTGGAGCCAGGACGGCTGGCTCAACGATTCCTCCAAGAGCGGCGGCGCGCTCCTGGACTTGCACGTTCACGATGCGGACTACATCATGTCGGTCATGGGTATGCCCAAAGCGGTCTTCTCCCGCGCCGGTCACATGGCGCCGGATGGCCCGAAGGTTGACCACGTGATGACCCACTACATCTACGACGATGTTGCCGTGTTCGCCGAAGGCGGCTGGGCCATGCCCCCGACCTATCCGTTTGAGATGGCCTACGAGGTCCTGGGGGAGAAGGGCTGTCTCAGGTTCTCCACCTCTCACGACCCCATGCTTTCCTTCCACCCGGCAGAGGGTGAGCCGGTGACCCCCGAGTACAGGGCGACCACCGGGTACATGCAGGAGCTCGAGTACTTCGCAGCCTGCATTGAGAACAACCAGGTGCCGACTCGCGTCACGGCTTTCGACGCGCGCGAGGCGATCCGCCTGATCCTCGCGGAGAAGGAATCCATCGAGACGGGGCAGATTGTGGAGCTGTAG
- a CDS encoding VOC family protein — translation MPRPVHFHIPADKPEALAQFYSDALGWTVTTWGGGDYWIVQTGPEDEPGIDGGIGGKFEGDTVPFNTIDVPDLDEYMSRVLRSGGKLLTGKMAITGVGYLVHCEDPEGNRFGLMVRDETARHG, via the coding sequence ATGCCCAGACCTGTGCACTTCCACATTCCAGCCGATAAGCCAGAGGCGCTGGCGCAGTTCTACTCCGATGCCCTTGGATGGACCGTAACCACCTGGGGAGGCGGTGATTACTGGATAGTCCAGACCGGCCCCGAAGACGAGCCGGGGATTGACGGCGGCATCGGCGGCAAGTTTGAAGGTGACACGGTTCCCTTCAACACCATCGACGTGCCCGACCTGGACGAGTACATGTCGCGCGTCCTGAGGTCCGGTGGCAAGCTACTCACCGGGAAGATGGCCATCACCGGCGTGGGCTATCTCGTCCACTGCGAAGACCCGGAGGGCAACCGCTTCGGGCTCATGGTGAGGGACGAGACTGCGCGTCACGGATAG